CGAAATAGGCACCCTCGTCCCGGACCTCGTCGCCATAGCGCAGCGTCCACAGGACGATGCCCTTGCCCCTCGGTTCGAGCATCACCGCCCGCTCGCGTCGCGAGATCACCAGGCGCGAAATCCCAACCATGTCCTCGGCGGCCATGGCATCGCGGATGACGGAGAACGCCTCCTGGCCGACCGGATCGTCCGGCGACAGGTAATATGGCGTGTCGAGCCAGATCCACTCGACGGAATCGCGCGGGGCGAACACGTCGATGTCGATAGTCTTGGTGCTGTCGAGTGCAACGTTCTCCAGCTCGTCGTCCTCAAGGATGATGTAGTCGTTCTCGCCGCGTTGATAGCCCTTCACCTCGTCGTCTTCCTTCACCTCCTTGCCGGTGACGGCATCGACATAGTGGCTGACGACGCGGTTGTGGGTCTCGCGGTTGAGGGTGTGGAACCGGACCTTCTCGCTCTCCGAGGTCGCCGGCATCATCTGGACCGGGCAAGTGACCAGCGAGAGCTTGAGGTAGCCTTTCCAATAGGGGCGCAATGCCATGGCGGCCTCCGATCAAGCCGCGCGCTTCGAGCGCGACGTCCGTTTTGTCTTCGGGAGTGTCGCGCTGGCTTCAGCCTTCGCTGCCGTCCGCTTCGGCTTTCCTGCCGCCACGCCGGCGCTCTCGCGCAGGGCCTGCAGAAGGTCACTCTGCTTCGCGGGTGCCGGCGCCTTCTTCTTCGGCAGGCTCCGTCCTTCGATCTTCGCCTTGACGAGGTCGGCGACTGCGGCCTCGTAGCGATCGTCAAACGCCTTGGCGTCGAACGAACCCTTCTTCGTGTTGATGATGTGCTTGGCGAGCTCCAGCATCTCGCCCTCGATTTTCATGTCTGGCAGATCGTCGAAGGCTTCCTCGGACGAGCGCACTTCATAGTCGAAGTTCAGCGTCGTGCCGATCAGGCCATTTCCATGCGGGCGAATGAGCACGGTACGCAGGCGGCGGAACAGGACGGTCTGAGCCAGAGCGGCCACTTTCGCCTGCCGCATGCCATCGCGCAGCAGCTTGAAG
The sequence above is a segment of the Ancylobacter polymorphus genome. Coding sequences within it:
- a CDS encoding Ku protein; the protein is MATARANWKGFIKFGEVAFAVGLYTAASSSERIAFNTLNRATGNRVRREFVDSETGDPVEREEQVKGYEIENGDYVVLEPEEVAAAIPDSDKTLKIEAFIPCSEIDDVYFDKPYYLAPDKMGADAFKLLRDGMRQAKVAALAQTVLFRRLRTVLIRPHGNGLIGTTLNFDYEVRSSEEAFDDLPDMKIEGEMLELAKHIINTKKGSFDAKAFDDRYEAAVADLVKAKIEGRSLPKKKAPAPAKQSDLLQALRESAGVAAGKPKRTAAKAEASATLPKTKRTSRSKRAA